In Methylobacterium sp. WL1, the sequence CGGTTGCAAATATAGAAATTATTTTACTGTTCGGGAAAGGTTTTTTGATAGAAAATCTTGAGTTATGCGTTGCGCTGAGCATATTGATCCTCAATCGTATAGGATAAAGATCGATATGCGCTTTTCTCTCGCGAATTTGACGCTGTCACGCAAGCTTTCGCTTCTCACGATACTGACGTGTCTGATTATTGCTACGATCGGTGGCTTGGGCCTCAATCTATTTCACCGTGAAATGCTGGACGAGCGCGTCCAGTCGCTGCGCGCCATGGTCGAGCTGATCCAGTCGCACGCCCAGGCCCTCGACGAGCGGGTCAAGGCCGGGACCATGACCAAGGAAGCGGCCCTGACCGAGCTGGCCGAATCGACCATGGCGATGCGCTACAGCGGCGGAACCAACTACATATCGATCTACGCGATGGACGGCAGGACCATCGCCGCGCCGAACCGGAAGGACGTCGGCAAGAACCAGCTGGATCTCACGGTCAACGGCATACCGATCATTCGCGCCTTCATCGCTGGCCTGAGATCGTCCGACTCGACGATGCTGGAATACACCTACCTCCGGCCCGGACGGGAGGGCGTCTTTCCGAAGGTGTCCGTGGCGTCCCGCTTCGCACCCTGGGACATCTTCATCGTCACCGGCGCCTATACCGACGAAATCGCGGCCGCGTTCCGGTCGCTGGCGATCACAGTGGTGGGCCTGCTCCTGGGCATCGTCGGCGTCTCGGTGCTCGGCTCGCTGCTGATCGGGCGCAGCATCACCCGGCCGCTCGGCCGCCTGCACCGGAGGATGCAGGCCCTGGCGGAGGGTGACATCACGAGCCCGGTCTCCGATAGCGAGCGGCGCGACGAGATCGGCCGGATGTCCGCCACCGTCGAGGTGTTCCGCCAGGCCCTGGTCGCCAAGGGCGAGATGGACGTCGCGGCCGCCCGGGATGCCGAGGCCAAGATCGAGCGCGCTCAGGCTCTCGATGCCCTGACCCGGCAGTTCGAGGGAGGTGCCGGGACCCTGATGCGGGGCCTGACCTCCGCCGCCACGGCGATGCAGGCCAACGCCGCCACGATGGCGCAGAGCGCGACGCGGACGAGCGCGCGCTCCGCCCAGGTCGCCGAGGCCGCGCAGGAGACCTCCGCCAGCGTGCAGACCGTGGCCGCTGCGACCGAGGAGATGTCGACGACCATCCGGGAGATCTCCGGCCAGATGGCGCGCTCGTCGGCCATGATCGGCCAGGCGGCCACGGAGGCGCAGCGGACCGACGCGATCGTGCGCGACCTCGCCGAGGGCGCGGAGAAGATCGGCGCGGTGGCCAGCATGATCGCGGCGATCGCCAGCCAGACGAACCTCCTCGCGCTCAACGCCACGATCGAGGCGGCCCGCGCCGGCGAGGCCGGGCGCGGCTTCGCGGTGGTGGCCAGCGAGGTGAAGGAACTGGCCAACCAGACCGCGCAGGCGACGGCGGAGATCGCGACCCGGGTCGGCGCCGTGCAGGTCTCGACCCGGCAGGCCG encodes:
- a CDS encoding methyl-accepting chemotaxis protein, yielding MLDERVQSLRAMVELIQSHAQALDERVKAGTMTKEAALTELAESTMAMRYSGGTNYISIYAMDGRTIAAPNRKDVGKNQLDLTVNGIPIIRAFIAGLRSSDSTMLEYTYLRPGREGVFPKVSVASRFAPWDIFIVTGAYTDEIAAAFRSLAITVVGLLLGIVGVSVLGSLLIGRSITRPLGRLHRRMQALAEGDITSPVSDSERRDEIGRMSATVEVFRQALVAKGEMDVAAARDAEAKIERAQALDALTRQFEGGAGTLMRGLTSAATAMQANAATMAQSATRTSARSAQVAEAAQETSASVQTVAAATEEMSTTIREISGQMARSSAMIGQAATEAQRTDAIVRDLAEGAEKIGAVASMIAAIASQTNLLALNATIEAARAGEAGRGFAVVASEVKELANQTAQATAEIATRVGAVQVSTRQAVEAIQEIGRTVTEVNTLATSVAAAIEEQEATTGEIVRSVAQAADGTSTVTGNIAEVSTAAQESGGAAEQVLGAAAELSQKSRLLSAEITHFLDRVRAA